The following proteins are co-located in the Polystyrenella longa genome:
- a CDS encoding serine/threonine protein kinase gives MSLKWIDDYEILDTIGIGTVGTIFKAVKEGETQPVAIKLLLPAVSENELICRRFEREIEILEKLNHPNVVRYFGSGKWEDQLYYVMELVEGASLREVLNRKGRVRWQETVEVGWQVCSALQHAHNNGIIHRDLKPANLFLSNDGRVKLGDFGTALDTASVSITEMGLTVGTYYYMAPEQIRAERSISGQTDLYSLGCVLYEMLTGQPPFRGENSAQIFDQHLNVPPFPIRQHSPSCPEKLEAVVLQMLEKDPHNRPFNARSAQGALAEALVEWDENELKRIETQHAASESLSKVNQPILKNLLISTNHEITSEDISWVKLTVLSVVVITIILLIVMLGD, from the coding sequence ATGAGCCTCAAATGGATCGATGATTACGAAATTCTGGATACGATCGGCATCGGTACGGTAGGGACGATCTTCAAGGCAGTAAAAGAGGGGGAGACCCAGCCGGTTGCGATCAAACTGCTTCTGCCTGCCGTCTCCGAAAATGAACTGATCTGTCGCCGGTTTGAGCGGGAAATTGAGATTCTCGAAAAGCTGAATCACCCCAACGTGGTCCGCTACTTTGGCAGTGGAAAATGGGAAGACCAACTTTATTACGTGATGGAATTAGTGGAAGGCGCTTCACTGCGGGAAGTTCTCAACAGGAAGGGCCGCGTCCGGTGGCAGGAGACAGTCGAGGTCGGCTGGCAGGTCTGTTCTGCCTTACAGCATGCTCATAACAATGGCATCATCCATCGCGATCTCAAACCGGCCAACCTGTTTCTCTCTAATGATGGCCGGGTTAAACTGGGAGACTTCGGAACGGCGTTGGACACGGCCTCGGTAAGCATCACCGAAATGGGACTGACCGTCGGGACCTATTATTACATGGCACCGGAACAGATCAGGGCCGAACGGAGCATTTCCGGACAAACCGATTTGTATTCGCTTGGTTGTGTTTTATATGAAATGTTGACGGGACAACCTCCATTCCGCGGTGAGAACTCGGCACAGATTTTCGACCAGCATCTGAATGTTCCCCCCTTCCCGATACGGCAGCATTCCCCCAGTTGTCCGGAAAAGCTGGAAGCCGTCGTCCTGCAGATGTTAGAGAAGGATCCGCACAACCGTCCTTTCAACGCTCGAAGTGCACAAGGGGCGTTGGCCGAGGCGCTGGTCGAATGGGATGAAAATGAACTGAAGAGAATCGAAACTCAGCACGCTGCATCCGAATCATTATCCAAAGTGAACCAACCCATTCTCAAGAATTTGCTCATATCGACAAATCACGAAATCACTTCAGAAGATATCTCCTGGGTGAAGCTTACCGTGTTGTCAGTAGTGGTGATCACCATCATTCTGTTGATAGTCATGCTGGGCGACTGA
- a CDS encoding HAD family hydrolase, with product MKVILLSLFQGGMSPDFNNGLVRFVRICLFDIDGTLLLSGRAGQRAIETVLRDRYNLTKPVEGINTAGRTDMAILYDLLQYYEIEPTVERIREFQNFYLEQLPIELERCPGEVLPGVIDRLEELQDHPDVHLGLLTGNLARGASLKINHYRLQHFFTFGSYGDHHINRDDVAREALVDIRQRFGGDVQSENIWIIGDTPADVQCAHAISARAVAVATGIYSTEELAPAEPDVLINDLTEVNLLKVLFGEDD from the coding sequence TTGAAGGTCATCTTGCTCTCATTGTTCCAGGGCGGGATGTCCCCCGATTTTAATAATGGATTGGTCAGGTTCGTGCGGATTTGCCTGTTTGATATTGATGGCACATTACTGTTAAGCGGTCGGGCGGGTCAACGGGCCATCGAGACGGTCCTGCGAGACAGGTACAATTTGACCAAACCGGTTGAAGGAATCAACACCGCTGGACGCACCGACATGGCCATACTGTACGACTTGCTGCAGTATTATGAAATCGAACCGACTGTTGAACGAATTCGAGAGTTCCAGAATTTCTATCTCGAACAACTTCCGATCGAACTCGAACGCTGTCCGGGTGAAGTTCTTCCAGGGGTCATCGACCGGTTGGAAGAGCTGCAGGATCACCCCGATGTTCATCTCGGTCTGCTGACAGGAAATCTGGCCCGTGGGGCATCGCTGAAAATTAACCATTATCGTTTGCAGCACTTTTTTACATTTGGTAGTTATGGCGACCACCATATCAATCGAGATGACGTCGCCCGCGAAGCACTTGTCGATATTCGACAACGGTTCGGTGGAGACGTACAATCGGAAAATATCTGGATCATTGGCGACACGCCTGCCGATGTACAATGTGCTCATGCCATTTCGGCACGGGCAGTTGCCGTCGCGACCGGAATTTACTCAACGGAAGAACTGGCTCCGGCCGAACCGGATGTACTGATAAACGATCTGACTGAAGTGAACTTATTGAAAGTTCTGTTCGGCGAAGACGACTGA
- a CDS encoding Gfo/Idh/MocA family protein has translation MTFKVNNPVRIGLIGCGRMGFHHAEQLLKSQKAQITLLHDVQRDNAERLRDQFNLSAHILTDLDPISNNSIVDACIISSPTGLHYEQTRLCLEARIAVLCEKPLAHNPQQIEELNTISAQTGIPVSIAYQRRSSSEYRTLRREVLSGKWGPVRSISGHIIEDWQSTITGTWRDDVQSNWGGFVGDAGSHKIDCLFYATELQPQEVLAWTDCCGSQVEITAQVLARFSGDVRVAIDFVGNGHYLGEIIAIHCEHADVIVQDGHVYLAKNDEKQKIINLEPESTPVDEFLAMLLEGQENIAPLNCAMPVYQMTNAILESARQSRSIILDCQNT, from the coding sequence ATGACCTTCAAGGTGAATAATCCAGTGCGAATCGGATTGATTGGTTGTGGGCGGATGGGGTTTCATCACGCGGAGCAACTTCTCAAGAGCCAGAAAGCACAGATCACTCTATTACATGACGTCCAACGGGACAATGCCGAGCGACTACGCGATCAGTTCAACTTGTCGGCACACATTTTGACCGATCTGGACCCGATTTCAAACAACAGCATTGTTGATGCCTGCATCATCAGTTCACCGACAGGGCTACATTACGAGCAAACTCGATTATGTCTGGAGGCGAGAATTGCCGTACTTTGTGAAAAGCCGCTGGCACACAATCCTCAACAGATTGAAGAGCTGAACACCATCTCCGCACAAACAGGAATTCCGGTCTCCATCGCCTATCAACGCCGGTCGAGCAGCGAATACAGAACGCTGAGGAGAGAAGTCCTCTCTGGGAAATGGGGACCCGTTCGTTCGATTTCCGGGCACATTATTGAGGACTGGCAGTCCACAATTACAGGTACATGGCGTGATGATGTCCAATCGAACTGGGGAGGATTTGTGGGTGACGCAGGAAGCCATAAAATTGATTGTTTGTTTTATGCGACGGAACTGCAGCCGCAAGAGGTGTTGGCCTGGACCGACTGCTGTGGAAGTCAAGTCGAAATCACGGCTCAGGTTCTGGCACGCTTTTCCGGCGATGTCCGTGTCGCGATTGACTTCGTTGGGAATGGTCACTATCTCGGAGAAATCATTGCCATCCACTGCGAGCATGCTGATGTGATCGTGCAGGATGGTCATGTTTATCTGGCGAAGAATGATGAGAAACAAAAAATAATTAACTTAGAGCCCGAGTCGACGCCGGTGGACGAATTCCTAGCCATGTTGCTGGAAGGTCAGGAGAACATCGCTCCGTTGAATTGTGCGATGCCTGTTTATCAAATGACGAATGCGATCCTCGAATCGGCTCGTCAAAGCCGTTCTATCATTCTTGATTGCCAGAACACTTGA